In Desmospora profundinema, the sequence CCGAACAAGCCGCTCAGCTTCTCCATCCCTTAAGAGGGGAGATCCTCTCCCGTCTGACACAGCCGGCTTCCGCCACGGAAGTGGCACGGGAGTTGGGAGAGCCGCCGCAACGGATCAATTATCACATGAAAGCACTGGAAAAAGCGGGTCTGGTCCAACGTGCCGGAACCCGTCAAATCAAGAACCTGGTAGAAGTCTTGTACCTGGCCATCGCCCGTACATACATCCTGTCCGACACCCTCGGCCTGGGTGAGACAGAGCGAAAACGCCTCCGGGATCAACGTTCCCTCACCCATTTGTTGCACGTATCGGAACGGATCAAATCCGATACCATCCGTCTCCTGGACTATACCGACGAAGGCCGGGAGATTCCCAGTGCTGCCTTGCACACCTCTGTCTGTCTTGCGGATGAGACGGAGAGAAAACAGTTCCTGGAGGAATATGTGGAGCTGGTACGCCGCCTGGCAGCCAAGTACCAGCGTGATGAAGGCACCCGGTACAACCTGACTCTTGCCGCATACCCTCAACCTGGAAAGGAGAGCGACTAGAATGGCCGAACATGAACGAATCCAACCGATCATCGTGTGGGAAAGCCCTGATCAAACAAAAAGGGACCGTGATGAGACCGTTATTCCATTCCCGCTTCAAAAAGAAGAATCTGATCATGTTGTAAGGGTGATGGAAGTTCCCGGAACCCACCCATTGCGGATTACACAAGTCTCCTCAGGATTTGGCAGCCCCTCACAACCGAAAAGCAGCCTGAACACCCCCCTTGGAAAGGTTGCTTGATTAGACAAAAATGAGGGCCCCTTCTACCAGTAGTAACGATATTTTCTCTGGAGGGAGGCTTGGTTTTCCGAGTTGCCAAGCAAAGCGAGACCTGGAAACAGAGTGACCATGGCGAGACTTGTGCTGTGAAGTGCATGGGAACTTAAGACGAAAAAACCAAGCCGAGCGCCCCCTCCGTGTAAAAGGCCAAGAAAACATACGCAACGTGACTGAATCGGGCTTTAAAAGGAGGAACCCTGCCATGACCCTCGTACCCACCGTGATTGAACAAACCCACCGCGGGGAGCGGTCCTACGACATTTACTCCCGGTTACTGAAGGACCGAATCATCTTCCTCGGCGGATCCATCGACGATCCAGTGGCCAACGCCGTTGTGGCGCAATTACTGTTCCTGGCTTCTGATAACCCCGAGAAAGACATTCATCTGTATATCAATTGTCCCGGAGGATCCACCACAGCCGGCTCCGCCATCTATGACACCATGCAACACATCCAACCGGATGTTTCCACAATCTGTGTCGGGTTGGCCGCGTCCTATGGTGCAGTCTTACTCGCCTCCGGCACCCCTGGCAAACGGCTGGCCCTTCCCCATGCCGAAGTCATGATCCATCAACCATGGGGGGGTACTCAGGGACAGGCATCGGATATCGCTATTCGCACCCGCTGGATGTTGCGAACCAAGGAGACAATCAACCGGATTTTAGCGGAACGGTCCGGCCAACCCCTGGAAAAAGTGGAGCAGGACACGGACCGCGATTATTTCCTATCGGCAGATGAAGCGCAACGATACGGACTGATCGATCGCGTCATCCGATCGAAAACGGGGTGACGCGCCAACGCCGGAGAGGAGTGCCCAACATGGATTTGTTGATTTTAGGCGGTACACAATTTGTGGGACGCCATCTGACGGAAACGGCTTTAAACAGGGGACATCGGGTTCATCTGTTTCATCGCGGCAGGACCGGGTCGGATCTATTTCCCCATGCAACGAGGATTTACGGCGACCGGGACGGAGGATTGGATGCTTTGCGGGGTCATCGTTGGGACGCGGTGATCGATACTTGTGGGTATGTACCCCGATTAGTAGGGGACGCCGCCCGGGTGGCGGCAGATTCGAGCGACCACTACACCTTTATTTCCACACTCTCGGTCTACGCATCATTGGCGGAGTACGGTCAAGACGAGTCGGCGCCGTTGGGACAGCTGGCAGAAGAAACCGAGGAAGTAAACGGGGAGACATACGGCCCCCTCAAGGTTGCATGCGAGGGGGAAGTGGAACACGCCATGCCGGGCCGAAATTTAATCGTGCGCCCCGGTTTGATCGTCGGTCCCCATGATCCCACCGATCGTTTCTCCTACTGGCCGCACCGTTTTAACCGTGGCGGAAAAGTACTGGCCCCGGGCCGGCCCGACCGCCCCGTACAGTGGATCGATGTCCGGGACTTGGCAGAATGGATAGTAGACATGACAGAACAGAAACAGACGGGAATCTTTCATGCCGTCGTTCCTGAAGGCACCTACACCATGGGGGACTTTCTTCACGCTTGTGCCCAAGCAGGACGGAGCGACACCACTCCCGTTTGGGTCAGCGACTCCTTTCTCATGGAACAAAACGTCCACCCTTGGATGGAACTGCCTTTATGGATTCCAGAAGATGAAACACATCAGTCTCATCGGGGACTTCTCGCCGTATCTGGTAAAAAAGCAGCGGTGGCCGGCCTGACGTGCCGTCCTGTGGAAGAGACGGTTCATGACACCCTTGCCTGGCTGCGGGAACGTCCTAACAGCCAGGAGTGGAAAGCGGGGCTCAATCCGGAGAAGGAGAAGCGCTTATTACAGCTGTGGCAGGAGAGCCTTTAAACTCTTCACACACAAAAATCCCATGGCATTTTTATGCCATGGGATTTTTTCAACCCGTCAATCGCCGCACCACCGTCGCCACCGTACGGGCAGCGTGGCGAACCTGCCCTTCATCATTGCCGAGGCCGAAGCTAAAGCGAATGGCCGACCGGGTGACTTCTTCGGGCAGTTTCATCGCCTGGAGCACATGGGATGTTTCCAAGGTACCGGACGTGCAGGCGGAGCCGCTGGCACAAGCCACCCCTTCTATATCCAGGTTCATTAACATCATTTCCGTGTCCGCGCCTGGGAAACTGACGTTGAGAATATGGGGAAGGGTTTGTTCCGGGTGACCGTTAATCTGAAAACGGATTCCCGTCCGCTCCCATTCTTCCACCATCGCCTTCCGGCAAAGGATCGCATGTTCCCGATGCTCGTGACGATTCGAAACGGCGTGTTCAACCGCCACTCCAAAGCCGACGATCCCCGGGACATTTTCCGTTCCACCCCGCAGACGCCGCTCCTGCATCCCTCCCGTCATCTGGGGCCAAAGGGGAATCTCTCGTCCGACATACAAAGCTCCCACCCCTTTGGGGCCGTTGATCTTGTGGCCGGACACCGTCACCAGATCAACGGGGAAGCGTTCCACATCCACGTCCTCCATTCCGAAGGCTTGTACCGCATCCGTGTGGTAAGGCACCCCCTGTTCCCGGCACAAGGTTCCGATTGCTTCAACCGGCTGCAGGGTGCCCACTTCGTTATTGCCGTACATAATACTGACGATCGCCGTGTGATCATCCAGCACCTGAGCCACGTCAGCGGGATCCACCTGTCCGGTTTGATCGACCGGAAGATATGTCACCCGGAAACCAAACCGCTCCAACCGCTTACACGTATCCAGTACGGCATGATGCTCCACCCGGGACGTGATGACATGGTCTTTTCCCTTTTCCCGCATGGCCCAGGCCACTCCGATCAAAGCCAGATTATCCGCTTCGGTTCCTCCGCTCGTAAACAACAGCCGACCGGGATCGGCGTTGAGTCCCCGGGCCACCTGGTCACGAGCACGGTCAACGGCATTGCGGATTTCCCGCCCAAAACCGTGAATGCTGGAGGGATTGCCAAACTTGTCATCCAGAAAGGGCATCATCGCTTCCTTCACCCCCGGATGAACGGGTGTCGTCGCCGCATGATCCAAATAGACGGACATTCTTCTCACCTGCATTTCCTCATACACTGCCATCAAATATAAAACATGTAGGTATCTTGATCCCCTTCAGCCGAGTGCTGATTTAGATCGGCCAAAGTCGTGTTGTCCAGCACATCGGCGATGGCATCCCGGATCCGGCGCCACAACTCCCTGCGGCCCGGATCTTCTTCCTCCGTAAACTCCACCGGACTGATGGGTCCTTCCAGCACCCGGATCACTTCCCCCGCCGTAATCTCCTCCGGGGAACGGGAGAGTTTATAACCGCCGTAAGCTCCCCTCACACTGCGGACAAGTCCGGCATTGCGCAGGGGGGCCACCAGCTGCTCCAAATAGTGTTCCGATAAATTGTGCCTTTCCGCCACACTTTTGAGGGAGGTCGGCTTTTCTCCATACCTAGCCGCCAAGTCCATCATGATGGTAAGGCCGTACCGCCCTTTGGTGGATACCTTCAATATGAACACCTCTTCCCAACCACTGTTCAATCATTTTTTCCCAAAATTGTATGGAAGTTTGCATCATCGGTCCAATCGCCAACGAAAATAACAGGGTACCGATAAATACGGGACCTCCCAACATCCAGCCGCAAACCAGCACGCCGACTTCCATCCCCAGCCGCACCCGTCCCACAGACAGACCCCACCGATCGGAAAGAGCCAAAACCACGCCGTCACGGGGACCCGCCCCCAAACGCGGAGCGATGTACAAACCACAGCCGATACCCATGACGGCAATTCCCGCAATCAACATGCCCCACTGCCCCCATATATTCACGGGAGTGACCAGCCAGGGGATTGCCAAAAACAAATCCACAAAAAAACCGACCAGTAGCATATTGAGAAGCGCTCCGGCTCCCGGCCATTTTCGATCGAGGACAGCGGCCAGCCCTACAAGAGTAAACCCGACCAGCTGTAACCACATCCCTACCGTGAGGGGAGTAACCATGGCCAATCCCATGTGGAGCACATCCCAGGGAGCCAAGCCCAAATCGGCCCGGATCATAAGGGCAATTCCAAACGCCATCACCCACAGACCGGTCATAAACGCCCCCCAACGAATGGAGAAGGCATGCCAATCCACTTCTTTCGCCGCTATGCGAACCTTTTTACCCCAGCCTCCGACCGCTTTCAATCGACAACCCTTCTTTTTCCCTAAGATGCTTCAACAATGGATGATTCAGGCGTACCCAGGGTGTGTCTGAACCAAAAGCCATACCGCCCCTTCTTTTTCTTACGGAAATGAAATAAACAGAGACTCTCGAATCAACCTGTCGAATATTTACCAGACACAGCCTAGTTTAACACAGGGTTTTGGCAGCGAATAGCCAAAAGAAGAGAAAATTCCGCTGCCCAAAAGATACGCCCTCCTCGTCTCTTGCTCCCACCCCCGTGTTTGTGGTATGCATGGAAAAGACACAACGGATGGAAAGGAATCAAGCGATGAATCTGTTTGATTACGGACACGAACAGGAAAAAGAAAAAAAAGCACCGCTGGCGGCACGAATGCGTCCCCGTCATTTGGATGAGGTGGTGGGGCAATCTCATATCCTAGGGAAAGGGAAGCTGCTGCGCCGCGCCATCGAAGCGGATCAACTCTCTTCCATCATTTTGCATGGACCGCCCGGCACGGGCAAAACCACCCTCGCCAAGGTGATCGCCAATACGACAGAAGCCCACTTCGATCAGTTAAACGCCGTCACTGCAGGAGTAGGGGATATCCGGAAGCTTACAGCGGAAGCCAAGGAGCGCCTGGGGATGTATGGACGGCGCACGCTGCTTTTTGTCGACGAAATCCATCGTTTCAACAAATCCCAGCAAGACGCATTGCTACCGTTTGTGGAAGACGGAACCATTATTCTCATCGGAGCCACTACAGAAAATCCGTCTTTTGAAGTGAATTCGGCCCTTCTGTCCCGCTCTCGCCTGTTTCAATTGCAGCCGTTGACTGAAAGCGAGCTGACCCGTCTTGCCAGACGGGCGTTGACGGATGAAGAACGCGGATTGGGCGGGTACCGCGCCGAAGTGGAGGTGGAAGCGTTAAGCCATCTGGTCGCCATGGCGGGGGGAGATGCCCGCCATGTGCTGAACGCCCTCGAATTGGCGGTGGTCACCACGCCGCCGGGAGAAGACGGGATTCGCCGCATCACCCTGGAGGTGGCGGAAGAATCGATTCAACGAAAAGTGATCCGCTACGATAAGAGCGGTGACAACCATTACGACACCATTTCCGCTTTTATTAAGAGCATGCGCGGTTCCGATCCCGACGCTGCCCTCTACTATCTGGCCAAGATGATCCATGCCGGAGAAGACCCCCGCTTTATTGTGCGCCGCGTCTTTATCCACGCAGCGGAGGATGTAGGCATGGCCGACCCCCGTGCCCTGTTGATGGCTTCCGCTGCTGCTCAGGCGGTGGAGCATATCGGGCTTCCGGAAGCGCAAATCCCTCTGGCACAAGCCGTCATCTATATCGCCACCGCTCCCAAGAGCAACGCCGTCGTCCGTGGCATCGCTGAAGCGATGGAGGCGGTCAAAAACGAATCCCGCGGCGAGGTACCCCTTCACCTCCATGACTCCCATTATCCCGGCGCCAAACAGCAAGGCAAGGGAACCGGCTACCGCTATCCCCATGATCACCCCCGCGGTTTTGTGGAACAGCAATATCTACCTGACGAACACTTGGGACGGACGTTCTACCACCCCACGGACAGGGGCTACGAAGGAAAGCTGGCGGAATACCTGGCATGGGTGAAAGATCCTTCTGCACGTGGGTAAGGAAAACATACAACGAGTTCATCATCAGAGATGTTGTCATCAAAGGATCATCAGTCGCTCAAATCACTGTGAGGCCCCCCGCCTCACTTTTTTATTTTCCATTGAACGTCCCAGGCCATATGGAGTGATGAACAACCCGCCAAGAATCATCGATCAGAGAGGAAAGCCCCCATCTATCACTCACTGAGGCTTCGGAGGCTGCTTTATCCATGCCATCGCTTCATCCCAACTCTCGATCCGCGGCAGGTCATGGGGATAGTTCCGGTTGTAGACGGCATCGACGATAACGGTGGGCACCCCCGCTTTCACCAGCTTGTCCAGATGTTGAGGAGCATCTTCGAAAAACAGCTCCACTCCCAGATCCCGAGCGACTGCAGCCTTGTCGTGGCAACCCATCTTCAAGTTGTCTCCATCAAAGGGAAAGCCGTGCTCCTGGAGCCACTCTTTCGTCACTTGCGTCACCTTTCTCATTCCCGGACGGGCCGTGATGAAATAAATCCGATGTCCCTGTTGGGACAGCTGATTCAGGATTGAAGCGGCGTTGGGAAGCGGAACCCCCAAGGAATAAATACGCGCTTCCAGCTTGCGCCACAGACGGGTCCCTTCCCGTTTGGTAAGGCCGTACGCCTTATCCAGGTAAAAATCGGTCACATCCTCTTTTTTGATCGAGCGGCCCAGCTCCTCGTTGAAAACGCGAACGGCGGCTTCCTGCGTGTTTTTGATCGTTCCGTCAATATCCACTCCGATAATCAACCGAACCCCATCCTTTTTCATCCAGTTACCTTCTCACATTCATGATTTTCCGTATGAAATAGTGCTGATGGTTCACACTATTATCCTCAGCCAACCCTAACCGGACCGATTGAAGGTGACGTATTTGAAAAACATCGCTATCTTTTTAGGCCTGCTCGCCCTGATTATTTTGATCGATACCGGAATGGATATGATCAATACCACTTTGGATCACGCCTGGAACAATTTGTTATCGCAATGGATCATCATGCAACGGGGGGAGTTGCTGTTCCTGTTTGTCTTGTTCGCCCTCTATGCCGGTCAGCGATGGCGAGCGGCCTCCCGTAAAAAACGGTCATGATCCCTTGGACGTTCCGGTGGTTTGCGGCATGAAGCGATGACGAATCGCGGCAATGATCAGCAATAACACCGGGATTCCCACCTGGAAGGGGAGGTGAAGGTATTTTGGAACCACCTCCAGCCCTTCCTCAATATGAGCCGCAAAGTTTTCCGCGATAATCAGTGACGAAATCAATAGGATGATCCCGATGGGAATCACAATGGATTGATGTCGTTTGATGTTAAACAGATCCGTCACTCCCAAGACGGCCACATAAAAGAAAAGGGAAATCTTGAAAAAACCTCCAATAATCAACGTCCACAAAGCAACGACGTCCAGGTTTTGGATTACTTCAGCAATAATGATGCGGCCGACGGTTCCCATGAGGGGAAAGGGAGAACGAGCCGCCACATCCGCTCCCAACACGGCAATATTAATCGCAATCGTATAAGCCAGAATCAAACCGCTTGCCACCATCGCTCCCAATCCGATTCGCTTTAGTTTCTTAGGCCGATTCAGATAGGGAAACAACATGGTAAAGACGATCATCTCTCCGAAAGGAAACGTCATCGTGAGGGGGAAGGCCGTTTCCAGTACCGGCTTCCACCCCTCCTCCAATACCGGCAACAACCGATTGATTTCCACCAATTCCGTCACATGGATGAAAAAATTGGCTACCAGTCCCAACATGATCATAATGATCAGATGGATTTCGCCCAGCCTAGCCAACACCTCAATGCCCATCATCAATACATAGATCATCGTCAGGATCATCATGGTTCCGATGACCAGCTCCGGCGTCAGGCCGTATTCCGTCGTGATCAACAGATCGATAAAGTCCCGCAACACCCGAGACCCGATATAAATAAAATACAATACATAGGCGAGCCCGAAAACCCACCCTAAGGGCTTGCCTAAAATCTTCTGCAGAAAGCCAGTCAACGGAAGATCGGGATAGTACCGGAAAAGGCGTTCATAGATGAGGAAGAGCACTAACCCGGCCGTCATTCCGATCAAAATCGCCAGCCAGGCGTCCTTCTCAGCATCCATTCCCAACCCCACCACAAGAGCACTCCCCAGTTCAAACAACAAAATGAGACTAAACAGCTGGAAAGCGCTGATTTTTGCTTTTTCCATGTCCACCCCTCCTCCCTGCAATCCATAAAAACGGTATCGATCATTTTGGATCGAAACACGCAAGTCTTATTCCGGCGAAAAGGGTTCTCCCCGCAAGCCTGAGCGGCGGATGGAACTGTCCACATCTACCTTCACCGAAATCGTTGGAAAAATGCGATCCCACTTCTCCTTCCATTTTTTCCAACGCTTCTTATCCGCCCGGTTCACCGCATCTCCAAATCCAAATACATCGCTTTTCGCTTTCTTGGCACTTTCCACCGCTGCCATCACTTCCCGCTTAATCGCTCGGCTCAGGGCCTTTTCCAGCTTCAAGATCTCTTTTGGATCGTTGAGATCCACTTTACACTTCACTTCCCCGATCAGCCCCGTCGGCCGGATCGACAGCCGGATCTCCGGTTTTTCGCCATTGAGGACCGCTTCCATATCCGTTTGGTTGCGGATGATGGAGATCCCGGCTCCCCTGGGTTTTTGATCACACTCCACCATCACCAGCGTAGCCGTAATCCGGTCCATCGCCCATAACACCCCCCGTGCCGCATGATGGTCCACCCACCGCACCAGCCGATCTTTCCGAAACAAACCGAGCCCGCCGTATTCCAACCGCGCACGAGGTTGAATCGATCCGATACTCTCTTGCATTCCCGAAACTTCACTATCCCCCGTTAATCGGATGCCGCTGATGACAGGATCGGATCCTGCACTCACCATCACATTGACCACTTCGTCTGAATCCACTTGAAGGTTTTCCCCCCACACCCGTTCGGTGATTTGGAGGGACATTCGCATTTTTTCCGCCGGCACCGCAGTCAACGGTGTCACGGTGCTGACGATCGACTCGGCGGAAGTGCCTCTTGCTATAATCGGCTGAATCGTGGTGCGCAATTCCGGATTCCGGTGAACCAAATCGAATACTTCATGGATCCCCTCCCGGGCCAAGCTTTCTCCGATCACCATCACCCGGGTGGAACCGAAATACAACCGCCGGGGGGAGATGCGCGATGCAGACCGGATCGCTTCAAAGAGCGTGCTCCCCGTGGTGACATAGACGGTGGTGGCCGTCGTCCTTCCGGCCCCTTCCTGTCCGGCGATCTCCCGCGGGTTGACGAACTGGAACGACGTCCGATACACCCCCTTCTCTTCGGTTTTGTCGATTCCCATGGCAACCACGATCGTCAGTTCATCGATCTCACGGCGATCCCAACACCCCGTCGCCAGCACCACACATAAGAGGATGGTGAGCCATGCCTTTCCCGTCTGTCGCACCCTTTATTACCCTCCTGTTTCTCCGGAAGGAGGCGGTGAAGGTTGCATGTTCTCCCCGACCCGGGTCGATTTGCCGCCCACCCACTCCGGCCGTTCCTTTTCCATCCATCTGGGAAAGCGGAAAACCGCATCTTTCTGATCGGCCAGGATGAAGGGCGCAAAGGGGGAGAGGTACGGGACACCAAAGGAACGCAATGCCGTCATATGCGCAAACATCGCGATCAGGGACAACATCATACCAAAAAATCCGAAGGAAGCTGCTGTCATCATAAATAAAAACCGAAGCAGTCGAGCCGAGATTTGGATCGGAATCGAAGGAACGGCGAAACTAGCGATCGCGGTGGCGGAAACGACGATCACCATCACGGGAGAAATCAGCCCCGCCTCCACCACCGCCTGTCCCAACACGATCGCCCCCACCACCGACACGGCAGGCCCCACATAACGGGGCATCCGAAGACCCGCCTCCCGTAATATTTCAAAGGTAATTTCCATAATTAACGCTTCCACCACCGCCGGAAAAGGAACCCCCTCCCGCTGGGCCGCCAAGCTGATTAAGAGTGTGGAGGGAATCATTTCATGATGGAACGTGGTCAATGCAATATAGATAGAAGGACCCAGGATCGCGATAAAATACGTGCCCAAGCGCAGCATTCGCAAAAAACTGCTGATGTCGAACCGCTGATAGTAATCCTCCGCCGTTTGAAAGTATTGAAGGAACGTCGTGGGTAACATCAACACATACGGGGTCCCGTCCACAAAGATCGTCACCCGCCCCTCCAGCAGGTTGGCGGCCACAGTATCCGGCCGTTCCGTGTTGCCGATGGTCGGAAACGGGGTGTATGAGCGGTCTTCAATCAATTCCTCGATATAGCCGGTCTCCAGGATGCCGTCGATTTCAATCTGGTTTAACCTAGTCCTTACTTCTTCGACAATTTTCGGATTGGCGATTCCCCGGATATACATGATCGCTACATCCGTCTGGGTCACTTTTCCGATCCGAATCGTCTCCAGACAGAGGTTGGGGCTTTTGATCCGGCGGCGTACCAATGAGGTATTGGTCCGGATGGACTCGTTGAAGCTGTCCCGCGGACCCCGGGTGGCTTGGGCGAGGGATTCGGCGATATCCCGGACTTCTCCACCCTCCGTGTTGCAGACGAGGGCTTCGTCCCACCCGTCCAACAGCACCACGGTTTTGCCTGACAAGAGGGGGAGGATCACCCCGTTCCAATCTGAGG encodes:
- a CDS encoding spore germination protein: MGYNRRRPRRNKKRGPTERSSRSQGKDRLSHDLPRNLEKVKQEMIAFDDLVLRELKWGEKDPVAVSIAYMDGLVNRDQINDYIVQPLLEEPGKRFSDWMEEDALGWLQESVLTATEVTRASDWNGVILPLLSGKTVVLLDGWDEALVCNTEGGEVRDIAESLAQATRGPRDSFNESIRTNTSLVRRRIKSPNLCLETIRIGKVTQTDVAIMYIRGIANPKIVEEVRTRLNQIEIDGILETGYIEELIEDRSYTPFPTIGNTERPDTVAANLLEGRVTIFVDGTPYVLMLPTTFLQYFQTAEDYYQRFDISSFLRMLRLGTYFIAILGPSIYIALTTFHHEMIPSTLLISLAAQREGVPFPAVVEALIMEITFEILREAGLRMPRYVGPAVSVVGAIVLGQAVVEAGLISPVMVIVVSATAIASFAVPSIPIQISARLLRFLFMMTAASFGFFGMMLSLIAMFAHMTALRSFGVPYLSPFAPFILADQKDAVFRFPRWMEKERPEWVGGKSTRVGENMQPSPPPSGETGG
- a CDS encoding NAD-dependent epimerase/dehydratase family protein — encoded protein: MDLLILGGTQFVGRHLTETALNRGHRVHLFHRGRTGSDLFPHATRIYGDRDGGLDALRGHRWDAVIDTCGYVPRLVGDAARVAADSSDHYTFISTLSVYASLAEYGQDESAPLGQLAEETEEVNGETYGPLKVACEGEVEHAMPGRNLIVRPGLIVGPHDPTDRFSYWPHRFNRGGKVLAPGRPDRPVQWIDVRDLAEWIVDMTEQKQTGIFHAVVPEGTYTMGDFLHACAQAGRSDTTPVWVSDSFLMEQNVHPWMELPLWIPEDETHQSHRGLLAVSGKKAAVAGLTCRPVEETVHDTLAWLRERPNSQEWKAGLNPEKEKRLLQLWQESL
- the clpP gene encoding ATP-dependent Clp endopeptidase proteolytic subunit ClpP: MTLVPTVIEQTHRGERSYDIYSRLLKDRIIFLGGSIDDPVANAVVAQLLFLASDNPEKDIHLYINCPGGSTTAGSAIYDTMQHIQPDVSTICVGLAASYGAVLLASGTPGKRLALPHAEVMIHQPWGGTQGQASDIAIRTRWMLRTKETINRILAERSGQPLEKVEQDTDRDYFLSADEAQRYGLIDRVIRSKTG
- a CDS encoding AAA family ATPase; the encoded protein is MNLFDYGHEQEKEKKAPLAARMRPRHLDEVVGQSHILGKGKLLRRAIEADQLSSIILHGPPGTGKTTLAKVIANTTEAHFDQLNAVTAGVGDIRKLTAEAKERLGMYGRRTLLFVDEIHRFNKSQQDALLPFVEDGTIILIGATTENPSFEVNSALLSRSRLFQLQPLTESELTRLARRALTDEERGLGGYRAEVEVEALSHLVAMAGGDARHVLNALELAVVTTPPGEDGIRRITLEVAEESIQRKVIRYDKSGDNHYDTISAFIKSMRGSDPDAALYYLAKMIHAGEDPRFIVRRVFIHAAEDVGMADPRALLMASAAAQAVEHIGLPEAQIPLAQAVIYIATAPKSNAVVRGIAEAMEAVKNESRGEVPLHLHDSHYPGAKQQGKGTGYRYPHDHPRGFVEQQYLPDEHLGRTFYHPTDRGYEGKLAEYLAWVKDPSARG
- a CDS encoding YczE/YyaS/YitT family protein, whose protein sequence is MKAVGGWGKKVRIAAKEVDWHAFSIRWGAFMTGLWVMAFGIALMIRADLGLAPWDVLHMGLAMVTPLTVGMWLQLVGFTLVGLAAVLDRKWPGAGALLNMLLVGFFVDLFLAIPWLVTPVNIWGQWGMLIAGIAVMGIGCGLYIAPRLGAGPRDGVVLALSDRWGLSVGRVRLGMEVGVLVCGWMLGGPVFIGTLLFSLAIGPMMQTSIQFWEKMIEQWLGRGVHIEGIHQRAVRPYHHDGLGG
- a CDS encoding Ger(x)C family spore germination protein, coding for MRQTGKAWLTILLCVVLATGCWDRREIDELTIVVAMGIDKTEEKGVYRTSFQFVNPREIAGQEGAGRTTATTVYVTTGSTLFEAIRSASRISPRRLYFGSTRVMVIGESLAREGIHEVFDLVHRNPELRTTIQPIIARGTSAESIVSTVTPLTAVPAEKMRMSLQITERVWGENLQVDSDEVVNVMVSAGSDPVISGIRLTGDSEVSGMQESIGSIQPRARLEYGGLGLFRKDRLVRWVDHHAARGVLWAMDRITATLVMVECDQKPRGAGISIIRNQTDMEAVLNGEKPEIRLSIRPTGLIGEVKCKVDLNDPKEILKLEKALSRAIKREVMAAVESAKKAKSDVFGFGDAVNRADKKRWKKWKEKWDRIFPTISVKVDVDSSIRRSGLRGEPFSPE
- a CDS encoding cysteine desulfurase family protein, which codes for MSVYLDHAATTPVHPGVKEAMMPFLDDKFGNPSSIHGFGREIRNAVDRARDQVARGLNADPGRLLFTSGGTEADNLALIGVAWAMREKGKDHVITSRVEHHAVLDTCKRLERFGFRVTYLPVDQTGQVDPADVAQVLDDHTAIVSIMYGNNEVGTLQPVEAIGTLCREQGVPYHTDAVQAFGMEDVDVERFPVDLVTVSGHKINGPKGVGALYVGREIPLWPQMTGGMQERRLRGGTENVPGIVGFGVAVEHAVSNRHEHREHAILCRKAMVEEWERTGIRFQINGHPEQTLPHILNVSFPGADTEMMLMNLDIEGVACASGSACTSGTLETSHVLQAMKLPEEVTRSAIRFSFGLGNDEGQVRHAARTVATVVRRLTG
- a CDS encoding GerAB/ArcD/ProY family transporter — encoded protein: MEKAKISAFQLFSLILLFELGSALVVGLGMDAEKDAWLAILIGMTAGLVLFLIYERLFRYYPDLPLTGFLQKILGKPLGWVFGLAYVLYFIYIGSRVLRDFIDLLITTEYGLTPELVIGTMMILTMIYVLMMGIEVLARLGEIHLIIMIMLGLVANFFIHVTELVEINRLLPVLEEGWKPVLETAFPLTMTFPFGEMIVFTMLFPYLNRPKKLKRIGLGAMVASGLILAYTIAINIAVLGADVAARSPFPLMGTVGRIIIAEVIQNLDVVALWTLIIGGFFKISLFFYVAVLGVTDLFNIKRHQSIVIPIGIILLISSLIIAENFAAHIEEGLEVVPKYLHLPFQVGIPVLLLIIAAIRHRFMPQTTGTSKGS
- the cymR gene encoding cysteine metabolism transcriptional regulator CymR — its product is MKVSTKGRYGLTIMMDLAARYGEKPTSLKSVAERHNLSEHYLEQLVAPLRNAGLVRSVRGAYGGYKLSRSPEEITAGEVIRVLEGPISPVEFTEEEDPGRRELWRRIRDAIADVLDNTTLADLNQHSAEGDQDTYMFYI
- a CDS encoding helix-turn-helix domain-containing protein, which encodes MPDILETYRVESAEQAAQLLHPLRGEILSRLTQPASATEVARELGEPPQRINYHMKALEKAGLVQRAGTRQIKNLVEVLYLAIARTYILSDTLGLGETERKRLRDQRSLTHLLHVSERIKSDTIRLLDYTDEGREIPSAALHTSVCLADETERKQFLEEYVELVRRLAAKYQRDEGTRYNLTLAAYPQPGKESD
- a CDS encoding 5' nucleotidase, NT5C type, whose product is MKKDGVRLIIGVDIDGTIKNTQEAAVRVFNEELGRSIKKEDVTDFYLDKAYGLTKREGTRLWRKLEARIYSLGVPLPNAASILNQLSQQGHRIYFITARPGMRKVTQVTKEWLQEHGFPFDGDNLKMGCHDKAAVARDLGVELFFEDAPQHLDKLVKAGVPTVIVDAVYNRNYPHDLPRIESWDEAMAWIKQPPKPQ